A stretch of Episyrphus balteatus chromosome 2, idEpiBalt1.1, whole genome shotgun sequence DNA encodes these proteins:
- the LOC129908789 gene encoding protein obstructor-E, with protein sequence MNKRIQSSILIAMGLISLVHAVAVGTPECPEKIGVQAYAHTENCDQFFLCVNGTLTLETCENGLLFDGKGAAHNHCNYNWAVDCGNRHYDPTPISTPGCEYQFGIYPISPECSTSYVKCEYGEPHQLECDAGLAYDERIHGCNWPDQLLEKCNPEAVVGFKCPTKVAPDSVAARFWPFPRFPVSGDCHRLITCVEGYPRLITCGEGKVFDENTLTCEDPENAPACRGHK encoded by the exons ttcatgcTGTTGCTGTTGGCACACCCGAATGTCCCGAGAAAATAGGAGTACAAGCTTATGCTCATACGGAAAATTGTGATCAATTTTTCTTGTGTGTAAATGGCACGTTGACTTTGGAGACCTGTGAAAATGGATTGTTGTTCGACGGCAAAGGAGCTGCACACAATCACTGCAACTATAATTGGGCAGTTGATTGTGGTAACCGACACTATGATC CTACACCAATCTCGACACCTGGATGTGAATACCAATTCGGTATCTACCCAATCTCTCCTGAATGTTCTACCAGCTATGTCAAGTGTGAATACGGTGAGCCACATCAACTTGAATGTGATGCTGGATTAGCTTATGATGAAAGAATCCACGGATGCAATTGGCCTGATCAACTTTTGGAGAAATGTAACCCAGaag CCGTTGTTGGTTTCAAGTGTCCAACAAAAGTAGCACCTGATTCAGTAGCTGCTCGTTTTTGGCCATTCCCACGTTTCCCAGTCTCCGGCGATTGTCATCGATTAATTACATGCGTTGAAGGTTATCCACGATTGATCACTTGCGGTGAAGGTAAGGTCTTCGATGAAAACACACTCACATGTGAGGATCCTGAAAATGCTCCAGCTTGCAGAGGCCACAAGTAA
- the LOC129908781 gene encoding odorant receptor 94a-like, with translation MSFDLVQPIRANIAILKYLGLWRFDNKWDPIYRLYSFVLHFCFTILTTASMWASVFTSNEFETITESLHMALTEAVFLPKIINMLRLSNESVHFLTLFDTDEFNLKNSEELNLFKSAHGIFYRVVKCYCSSAVGVYAACFTVVAIGKNFVLPYPAWMPFDLHSKFYWYAYFFQLIGLTVTTLSHVSIDVLQLFLLRHISLIYHVIGMRFAKIGFDLDNNLTNPSEIHKSVMKDMREIVKIHRFVKKVTNKCENFMSFPFFMQVLLSALVLCFSGYQTSSISPRENPGQFLAMGDFLVVIGIQMFLPCYYGNQVTVESGKISEALYNSNWIVLPETSKKVIFLYMEFLKEPVSVKAGKFFDIGLPVFGKTINNAYSYFALLLQMNN, from the exons ATGAGTTTTGATTTAGTACAACCTATCAGAGCAAACATTGCAATTCTGAAATACTTGGGACTTTGGCGTTTCGATAACAAATGGGACCCAATTTATCGCCTCTATTcgtttgttttacatttttgttttacaattttaaCAACTGCTTCAATGTGGGCAAGTGTTTTTACTTCTAATGAATTTGAAACAATTACAGAATCTCTCCACATGGCTCTCACCGAGGCCGTATTCTTACCGAAAATTATAAACATGCTTAGATTGAGCAATGAGTCTGTGCATTTTTTGACACTCTTTGACACTGACGAATTCAACTTAAAGAATTCAGAAGAATTGAATCTTTTCAAAAGTGCTCATGGTATTTTCTACAGAGTTGTCAAATGTTATTGTTCTTCTGCTGTGGGTGTTTATGCAGCTTGTTTCACAGTGGTAGCAATTggtaagaattttgttttaccaTATCCTGCATGGATGCCCTTCGATTTGCATTCAAAATTCTATTGGTacgcatatttttttcaacttatcgGATTGACTGTGACAACTTTGTCACATGTTAGCATTGATGTGCTACAGTTATTTCTATTGCGACATATTTCGTTAATTTATCACGTTATTGGGATGCGTTTTGCAAAAATTGGATTTGATTTGGACAACAATTTGACAAATCCTAGTGAGATTCATAAATCAGTTATGAAGGATATGAGGGAAATTGTTAAAATTCATCGTTTTGTCAAAAA ggtAACAAACAAATGTGAGAATTTTATGTCATTTCCGTTTTTTATGCAAGTTCTTTTGAGTGCACTTGTACTTTGTTTCTCAGGATATCAGACAAGCAGT ATATCACCTCGAGAAAATCCCGGACAATTTCTTGCAATGGGTGACTTTCTTGTGGTAATTGGAATTCAAATGTTTTTACCTTGTTACTATGGAAATCAAGTTACTGTTGAATCTGGGAAGATAAGTGAAGCTCTGTACAATTCAAATTGGATAGTTTTGCCGGAAACATCTAAGAAAGTTATTTTCTTGTATATGGAGTTTCTGAAGGAACCTGTAAGTGTTAAAGCTgggaaattttttgatattgGATTGCCGGTGTTTGGAAAG acTATAAACAATGCTTACAGCTACTTTGCTTTACTTCTCCAAATGAACAATTAA
- the LOC129909655 gene encoding odorant receptor 94b-like, with translation MDLKEIIKVHNFAKKLTADCERLLSVPIFVQVLLSAFVLCFTAYQLSSMSITDSPGQFIATTNFLFVMGLQIYLPCHYGNQITLEAGKLSGALYSSNWTAFPQKSKKIISLYMEFLKEPIYVKAGKFFQIGIPTFAKTVNNAFLLLCISYHLNRFLRIIRYPYNVENLEKSIRIQR, from the exons atggatttgaaagaaattataaaagttCATAATTTTGCCAAAAA GTTAACAGCAGACTGTGAACGCTTATTATCTGTGCCAATTTTTGTTCAGGTCCTTTTAAGTGCATTTGTCTTGTGCTTCACTGCATATCAGCTAAGTTCT ATGTCAATCACAGATAGTCCAGGACAATTTATTGCAACTacgaattttctttttgttatggGATTGCAGATATATTTGCCATGTCATTATGGAAATCAAATAACTCTTGAAGCTGGAAAGTTAAGTGGGGCACTTTATAGCTCAAATTGGACAGCTTTTCCTCAAAAATCAAAGAAGATTATCTCATTGTACATGGAGTTTTTGAAGGAACCCATTTACGTAAAAGCTggcaaattttttcaaattggaATACCCACGTTTGCAAAG acTGTTAACAATGC ATTTTTGCTATTATGTATTTCCTATCATTTGAATAGGTTCCTCAGAATAATTAGGTACCCATATAATGTAGAGAATTTGGAGAAATCTATCCGCATTCAACGTTAG
- the LOC129908780 gene encoding odorant receptor 94a-like, whose translation MELDILQPIRLSIGILKLFGLWRLDNKYNSFYRIYTYFLHFITTFLTTTLMWTSVFKAKNFEEFTEPLYMALTMFGLSVKVINILNLNKLVVNFLKQLEDDQHFRVKNPEELKILKKSLRILYGVVVFYTSAAFAIIVFGFSVAAYGKERVLVYPAWMPFDYQCNSKNYMLAYFHQLVGMVVACLANTSLDMLQCYLLHSVSLIYLIVGHRLTALGKDLNNFSNNFEVNKIILDDLRDIIKVHNLAKKLTVDCERFLSKPIFTQILLSAFVLCFTGYRLTFMSFRDNPGRFIIMMDYLFVISLQIYLPCHYGNQVTIEAGKLSAALYTSNWTYFPMKSKKIICLYMELLKEPISVKAGGFFQIGIPTFGKTLNNAYSFFAVLIRMKS comes from the exons ATGGAGCTTGACATACTACAACCAATAAGGCTATCAATTggaattttaaaactatttggaTTATGGAGACTTGACAATAAATACAATTCATTCTACagaatctacacatattttttaCACTTTATTACAACTTTTTTGACAACAACACTAATGTGGACGAGTGTTTTTAAAGCCAAAAATTTCGAAGAATTTACTGAACCTCTTTATATGGCACTCACAATGTTTGGATTATCAGTAAAAgtgataaatattttgaatctAAACAAATTGGTTGTAAATTTTCTCAAACAACTCGAAGACGACCAACATTTTCGTGTGAAAAATCCTGAGgaattaaagattttgaaaaaatctctcCGAATCCTTTatggtgttgttgttttttacactaGTGCAGCTTTTGCAATTATTGTATTTGGATTTAGTGTAGCTGCTTATGGAAAAGAGAGAGTTTTGGTTTATCCTGCATGGATGCCCTTTGATTATCAATGCAACTCAAAGAACTATATGTTGGCTTATTTCCATCAATTAGTTGGAATGGTTGTGGCATGTTTAGCAAATACGTCTCTCGATATGCTGCAATGTTACTTACTGCACAGTGTTtctttaatatatttaataGTTGGTCATCGACTGACAGCGCTGGGAAAGGATTTGAACAATTTCTCCAATAATTTTGAagtgaacaaaattattttggatgATTTAAGGGATATAATAAAAGTTCATAATTTAgcaaaaaa attaacagttgattgtgaacgatttttatcaaaaccgATATTTACTCAAATCTTATTGAGTGCGTTTGTACTATGTTTTACTGGATATCGTTTAACATTT aTGTCCTTTAGGGATAATCCTGGACGATTTATCATAATGATGGACTATCTTTTCGTTATTAGCCTGCAAATATATTTACCATGTCATTATGGAAATCAAGTTACTATTGAAGCTGGTAAGCTAAGTGCAGCACTTTACACATCAAACTGGACATATTTTCCAATGaaatcaaagaaaattatatgtttatatATGGAACTTTTGAAGGAGCCCATTTCTGTTAAGGCTGGTGGTTTTTTCCAGATTGGAATACCAACATTTGGAAAG ACTCTGAACAATGCATACAGTTTCTTTGCTGTTCTTATCAGGATGAAAAGCTAG